The following is a genomic window from Stenotrophomonas maltophilia.
GCCGGCACAGTTCGGCGAGCGTACGGCGGCGGTGGTCGACATCACCACCCGCAGCGGCGCCGAGCTTGGCAACGGCGGCAGTGCCGGATTGACCGCCGGATCATTCGGCAAGCTCAACCCGAATGCCTCCTGGTGGGGCAGCCAAGGGCGCTGGAGCTGGTTCCTGACCGGCAACTACGACCAGAACGATGTTGGCCTGGAGAACCCCACCAACACGCGCAGGCCGTTGCATGACGATACCCATCAGGGCAAGGCGTTCGCCGACCTCACCTACCTGCTCAACGACAGCACGCGCCTGAGTGTGTTTGCCGGCTTCGCCAACAACCGCTTCCAGATTCCGGTCAATCCGGGCCAGACGCCGCAGTTCGGCTATCTCGACACCACTACCTTCGATTCCAGCCGGCTGGACGAGACCCAGCGCGAGACCACCCGCTTCGGCATGCTGGTGCTGCAGGGAACGCTCGGCGCCACCGCCTATCAGCTCTCGGCCGGGCAGCGCTACAGCGATGTGGCGTTCAACCCGGATGTCATCGGCGACCTGGTATTCAGCGGCGTCGCCTCGCAGGTACAGCGCAGCAACCGCGCCAACACCCTGCAGGCCGATTTCTCCACGCCGCTGGGCAACGACCACACGCTGCGTTATGGCCTGTATGGCAATTACGAGAACGCACAGGCCAGCAACAACAGCTGGGTGTTCCCGGTGGACGACAGCGGCCAGCAGTCCAGCACCACGCCGCGGCTGATCCCCGACCGCAGCGCCTTCCATGCCAGCACGCTGGCGCTGTACGTGCAGGACGAATGGAAGATCGGCGACGACTGGACGGTGAACTACGGCCTGCGTGGCGACCGCTACAAGGCCTTCGGCCACACTGAAGGCCAGCTCAGCCCGCGCGTGGGCGTGGTCTGGAATGCCAGCGACAGCACCACCGTGCACGCCGGCTATTCACGCTACTTCACGCCGCCGGCCAGCGAGCTGATCGCCAGCAGCGACATCGCCCTGTACGACGGCACCACCAACCAGCAGCCCAGCGGCGGCAACACCACGCCCCTGGCCGAGCGCAGTGACTATTACGACATCGGCGTTTCGCAGCAGCTGGGCGAACACCTGACCCTGGGCCTGGACGCATACGACCGTCGCGTTGCACGCCTGCAGGACGAAGGCCAGTTCGGCGCCGCGTACATCTACTCGACCTTCAACTATGGCCGCGGCCACATCCGTGGCCTGGAGTTCAGTGCCGACTACAGCAACGGCCCGTTCAGCGCCTACGTCAATGCGGCATACAACAAGGCCCTCGGCACCCAGGTCATCACCGGCCAGTACAA
Proteins encoded in this region:
- a CDS encoding TonB-dependent receptor, which translates into the protein MKPSPLATGITLVLAVASLPAFAAAANDVAAPVTQLDAVTVHAQLDQARNALSPDIGASQYQITAEDIQKQPLGASAPLSQVLLQAPGVVQDSYGGVHVRGDHANLQYRINGVLLPESISGFGQTLDARTIKSIRLMDGALPAQFGERTAAVVDITTRSGAELGNGGSAGLTAGSFGKLNPNASWWGSQGRWSWFLTGNYDQNDVGLENPTNTRRPLHDDTHQGKAFADLTYLLNDSTRLSVFAGFANNRFQIPVNPGQTPQFGYLDTTTFDSSRLDETQRETTRFGMLVLQGTLGATAYQLSAGQRYSDVAFNPDVIGDLVFSGVASQVQRSNRANTLQADFSTPLGNDHTLRYGLYGNYENAQASNNSWVFPVDDSGQQSSTTPRLIPDRSAFHASTLALYVQDEWKIGDDWTVNYGLRGDRYKAFGHTEGQLSPRVGVVWNASDSTTVHAGYSRYFTPPASELIASSDIALYDGTTNQQPSGGNTTPLAERSDYYDIGVSQQLGEHLTLGLDAYDRRVARLQDEGQFGAAYIYSTFNYGRGHIRGLEFSADYSNGPFSAYVNAAYNKALGTQVITGQYNLDPDALAYVADHWIHLDHDQKLTSSGGLSYAFAGHNRIGANYLFGSGLRSDIEGVPNGGELPSYLQVNLSAGHDFNADSGHPLHVQVAVINALDRSYQLRDGGGVGVFAPQWGPRRGAYLSLQQDF